One segment of Macrotis lagotis isolate mMagLag1 chromosome 1, bilby.v1.9.chrom.fasta, whole genome shotgun sequence DNA contains the following:
- the LOC141506638 gene encoding phosphorylase b kinase regulatory subunit alpha, liver isoform-like isoform X1, whose product MTASGLRIIFTPDEVAFIQNLVFYIEAAYKVAGEAVLSNLDRVHHLYHIFLCMVFARQTGLSSLPKATQLGNYFSV is encoded by the exons ATGACTGCCTCAG gCTTACGCATTATTTTTACCCCCGATGAGGTGGCCTTCATACAGAATCTTGTTTTCTACATTGAGGCAGCATACAAAGTTGCG ggagaggcagtcctttcaaatttggacagagttcaccatctttatcatatattcctgtgtatg gtttttgcaaggcaaacggggttaagtagcttgcccaaggccacacagctaggtaattattttagtgtctga
- the LOC141506638 gene encoding phosphorylase b kinase regulatory subunit alpha, liver isoform-like isoform X2 — MTASGLRIIFTPDEVAFIQNLVFYIEAAYKVAGEAVLSNLDRVHHLYHIFLCMIRKVGPMRDFMMMNCMYSCIEK; from the exons ATGACTGCCTCAG gCTTACGCATTATTTTTACCCCCGATGAGGTGGCCTTCATACAGAATCTTGTTTTCTACATTGAGGCAGCATACAAAGTTGCG ggagaggcagtcctttcaaatttggacagagttcaccatctttatcatatattcctgtgtatg ataaggaaagtgggCCCTATGAGGGACttcatgatgatgaactgcatgtattcctgtatagaaaaatga